The Corvus hawaiiensis isolate bCorHaw1 chromosome 1, bCorHaw1.pri.cur, whole genome shotgun sequence genomic sequence CTTTGGGAATGCATATGGACTACACAAGTTTATATCTTGTGTAGATATATCTGTAGATATATATAGACATATCTGTAGAGATCAGAAACACCAAAaaataggggggaaaaaagtgttcaCTGAAAAAGTCAACTTTCCATTTGTCCTGGGGTTAACAGTTATTCTCACCATCTGATCTGGAAAACAtgcatgagagagagagaattttcCAGGCTCCTATATGCAGCCATTTCCCAGAGGCTTCATAGAAGATcatcagatttttatttttagtttcttcTGAACTGTGATATAGTATGTGTCTACTTAAGTAttagagggaggaaaaaaattggaattCAAGGAACAGCTATGATAAAATCACCACATGTTCCCAAACACTGGCATTAGAGTGACTGTCTTTGAACTCCACTGTTTTAGCCGGGCCATTCCCTGAAACAATGAGACAGAGATAAGACCTTAGGGAGCACTCCAATCTCTGTGAATGAGTTTCCATATCACAAGTAAGTTTTACAGTAACTATTCCTAAAATGGGATCAGAGAACATTCATCTTCTCCACAAGGAGAGCAAAGTGGGTGGCTCCCAGATGAGGATAGTACCACCTACAGCCTGTTACTATTTGAGCAGCATTACGTGGGCATAAGCAAACCGATCATGCCATTACATAAGGAACAAGTACCCATCTGGATCTCCCATAACAGGGCCTTACctaaagaaaaatctctgtcGATCTTCTTCTTGTCCATTCCACCTAAACATCCATTTTCACTGAGAGAGATAACACGCTTGGAAACAGCCCCTGAGCTTGCCAGTTtgcttcctctctcctctgGGACCTTCAACAGCTTCTCCTCATCCACCTCCTCTCCTGAGTCTGCGCTCTTAATGCTCAGACGTCTCATCCGCGACACAGAGTCAATTTCTTTCATTCGCACCAAGCGATCCATGGCAGTCCGGCTGGGTGGAGACGTAAGCTTGCCTTGGAGTGTCTCTATCACTTTCGAGGTGCTCCTCACTCTCTTTTCTGAATGCTGATATGCAGCTGACTTACAAACCAAGTTTTGGTCCTCACCTTGCTTGGGACTCACAGGTTGTTCAACAACTTGCTCAGTTACCAGTGGTTTAGTGCTGGCTTCCTGGTGAGTGGCCTGGCATTCATCAGGGTGTAAAGATCGTCCTCCAGCTCTGACAAAGAGAGCACTCTCTGTCCAGCCACACTTTCGTCTGCCTTCATAAgaatcctctttttttccttctttgttacTTACTGTGCTCCCCACTGATGATGACTCAAAGTCCTGAGCACCATTTGAAGGGCTAGTGCCTGGGTGGGGCCCAGCGTGGTCATCTGGAAGGAGAGACTCCACTGCAATATCTATACCTAAAATTCTTGCAGCTCTTGCCTGCAATGACTCATTCACAGGGATTTCCACTGCATTTGCATCTGAAGAGTGATCAGAGTTGTTATCACCAGGTTCTGGGGCCACATCAAGTCCCACTGACCTCAAATCTGGCTCAGAGCACCTTTGGTTCCTCTTTGTTAGTGACAAGCGTACTACTGACCCTCTCTCTAATACCCTGTCATTTGTGGGAGTTGCCCCTTTGCTCAGTTTAACAAAGTCTAGGTAATTTTGGTCTTCACTCATCTCCTGCAAAACAGGGTTATTGAAAGGATTACTGTGACATGAACTACTTGGGCTACTGGACAAAATTCTTTTGACAGGGCCAACATGAACTGGCTGTTTGCTCGTTCTGCTCTTGGCTTCCCTCATCCCCATTTTTGTTATCAGACTTCCATCTGCTGGCCTGACTCCTTCACTGCTCCCGCCTGGCTTTGAGGAGCCTTGAGAGCCAACACCTCTTGGCTCGGCACCACCACACTCTGTCCCCATGCTCCAACTTTCAGACTTACTTTTAACCCTTCCTGACCTAAATACAGGCACCTCTGGCACAACCACTTCTGATTTCCCACCATGTTTTGGCTCCTGGCTTGACTTCTGATTTCTGGACTCCCTCCTCTGCATAAAGGCACCTgtctgcagaggagctgcagcacttgCCAAATCTTCTTCACTGCTTgtgctctcctcctgcccttgCAGCTCCTTGTTAAAACTTTCTAGCTCACTTATTGCATCCCAGGGACGGCGACTTACAGGTTTCAACAGGAACTGCCCAAACAGCTCTTTACTGTTGCAGAGAGCACCTGTTTCTCCCTTAACTACATCTCCCTTGAAAAGAAGGCCATTTTCCCTCTCTTGGACAGGCACAGGCTGGCTCTGGTGGGCTTTTGGGGAGGAAGCCTGAAGGACTGAGGTGGCAGTCCTGGAAAATGCACTGTTGCTAGACTGGCTGAGGTGTGTCTGGCCCTTCATACCGTAACCactctgcctgcagcctcttTCATCAGAAGGTGATCCTGTCTGTTTTGCCCCCACCGTGGATGCTGTACATCCCAGGAGTTTTGGAGACAGCAGTTTGCTACTATCAGGCTGCCCAGGCTTTGTACCATGGAAAAATTGTGGGCTCTCAGGTTCTTCAGAGAAACTGGTCTGTGTCTGCTGGTCTTTGTACTGATCACCTGGCCAGGAGCCAGAATATTTGAGCTCTCTGTGTTTTGTGGGCTGAATAAATCTGAGGTCATTCATTTGTTTGAACTCTTCT encodes the following:
- the JCAD gene encoding junctional protein associated with coronary artery disease isoform X1, producing MFSVEDLLISHGYKLSKNPPVSYENRYDGYRHEITGNRSAQRTTLNGTEAESRAGAYSKKPLVKTSSSSTESSHGSQGRQAGPGYHHDLQGLSTFHTSEGGVYDRPHLAWSPQPKTDKDLAYWRRRGQDFSVLLSYSQKASGEMKGLAAAPGAPRHPKENQMKVGTGARHVRRSGLQESCEVPSTCKWQSLEVESWNQPKKVGRQMSEGDREKLLQELYSLTLGDNVLSSHSRGKSQSLPRVLSPESMRCMEMASLTNSNNSLSVTKTPLYPPNRLSVEPAKHHGTGGHFLPLVKPKYGRPLKPPSYELQQQTRAPAETMGFQDHYQKEEPISYLAKVNEPRQDADSGLEPPVYVPPPSYKSPPHQHVTPRSPSEVPNTDPCASSDPQGPAERVVPCQRPAMNTFEVGGDPCKDNHFPHGKQSHARRPADHLRSVQYIPFDDPRIRHIKIAPLEGLQGNSKHTENACSPSSGALQERNLEVQYNSAFVDASNLSSSAKGERTSDSSTHSNRWLAPSVRDQENCALPDQRDNCSATNHSPRNEASTEYTKGKPSVRNSHMDNTCETVTKVKKFEPGTGMQSKKSSKKKMNETIFCLVSIPVKSESNLPDTDRNNNITQSPDKNGFDHNGALQEQSLLSMSSTDLELQALTGSMTNKNELQKQELWRPEEFKQMNDLRFIQPTKHRELKYSGSWPGDQYKDQQTQTSFSEEPESPQFFHGTKPGQPDSSKLLSPKLLGCTASTVGAKQTGSPSDERGCRQSGYGMKGQTHLSQSSNSAFSRTATSVLQASSPKAHQSQPVPVQERENGLLFKGDVVKGETGALCNSKELFGQFLLKPVSRRPWDAISELESFNKELQGQEESTSSEEDLASAAAPLQTGAFMQRRESRNQKSSQEPKHGGKSEVVVPEVPVFRSGRVKSKSESWSMGTECGGAEPRGVGSQGSSKPGGSSEGVRPADGSLITKMGMREAKSRTSKQPVHVGPVKRILSSSPSSSCHSNPFNNPVLQEMSEDQNYLDFVKLSKGATPTNDRVLERGSVVRLSLTKRNQRCSEPDLRSVGLDVAPEPGDNNSDHSSDANAVEIPVNESLQARAARILGIDIAVESLLPDDHAGPHPGTSPSNGAQDFESSSVGSTVSNKEGKKEDSYEGRRKCGWTESALFVRAGGRSLHPDECQATHQEASTKPLVTEQVVEQPVSPKQGEDQNLVCKSAAYQHSEKRVRSTSKVIETLQGKLTSPPSRTAMDRLVRMKEIDSVSRMRRLSIKSADSGEEVDEEKLLKVPEERGSKLASSGAVSKRVISLSENGCLGGMDKKKIDRDFSLGKALLWEIQMGTCSLCNGMIGLLMPT